GTGCCATCCACTTCCAGGAGTGGTGGGTGCGTTATCGCGCTCAGGTACCCACGCACAGTTTCGCGTTCGTCGGCGCCGACAAGGCGACCGCCGGTCCCGGTGTCGTCGAGGCGATCGAGACCGCGGACGTTGTACTGATCGCCCCGTCCAATCCGGTGGTGAGCATCGGATCGATCTTGAACATTTCGGGGATCCGCGGCGCACTGCGGACGACGACGGCGCGGGTCATCGGCTACTCCCCCATCGTCGCCGGTAAGCCGTTGCGCGGCATGGCCGACGAATGCCTTTCGGTCATCGGGGTGGCCAGTACCTCCGAAGCGGTCGGGGTGCACTACGGAGCCCGCAGCGGTACCGGCATCCTCGACGGCTGGTTGATACACGAGGGAGACCACGCCGAGATCGAGGGCGTCGAGGTGCGTGCAGTGCCGCTGCTGATGACGGATTCGGCGGCCACCGCCGAAATGGTGCGCGCCGGTTTCGATCTGGCCGGCCTCAAGCTGGATCCGCCGCGATGACGGAGCACGGGTCCGCCGCGGCCGTCGAATTACTGCCTGTCCCTGGGCTTCCCGAGTTCCGCCCCGGTGACGACCTCGCGGGCGCGATCGCCGCCGCGGCGCCCTGGCTTCAGGACCGCGACATCCTGGTGGTCACCAGCAAGGTGATGTCCAAGTGCGAAGGACGCATCGTCGATGCGCCCGTCGACCACGAAGAGCGAGACATTCTGCGGCGCAAGCTGATCGATGCGGAGGCTGTGCGGGTGCTGGCGCGCAAAGGCAAGACACTGATCACCGAGAACGCGCTCGGCCTGGTGCAAGCAGCCGCGGGAGTGGATGGTTCGAACGTCGACTCTGCGGAACTCGCACTGCTGCCCACCGACCCCGATGCCAGTGCCGCCGCCCTGCGGGACGGGCTGCGTGAACGCCTCGGTGTCACTGTCGGTGTGGTGGTCACCGACACCATGGGTCGCGCATGGCGTAACGGACAGACCGACGTCGCGATCGGAGCGGCAGGGCTGACGGTGCTGCACGGCTACGAAGGGTCGCGTGATCGGCACGGCAACGAGTTGATCGTCACCGAGATCGCCATCGCCGACGAGATCGCCGCGGCAGCCGATCTCGTCAAGGGCAAGCTGACCGATATCCCGGTCGCGGTGGTGCGAGGACTATCGCTGGCCGACAACGGGTCCACCGCGCGTGACTTGGTGCGAGCCGGCGAGGAGGATCTGTTCTGGCTGGGGACCGAGGAGGCGATAGCACTCGGCCGCAGCCAGGCCCAGCTGTTGCGACGGTCGGTGCGGCGCTTCAGCGATGAGCAGGTGCCGCCCGAGCTGATCGAGGCGGCCGTCGCCGAGGCGCTCACGGCACCGGCACCACACCACACGCGACCGGTCCGGTTCGTATGGATGCGTGATCAGGCCGCACGGTTGGCTCTGCTCGACAGGATGAAGGAGAAGTGGCGAGCGGACCTGACGTCCGACGGTCGACCTGCCGATGCCGTCGAACGCCGCGTAAGCCGCGGCCAGATCCTTTACGATGCGCCCGAACTCGTGATCCCGTTCATGGTTCCCGATGGGGCGCACAGCTATCCCGACGCCGAACGCACCGCGGCGGAGCACACGATGTTCACCGTGGCGGTCGGGGCCGCGGTGCAGGCGCTACTGGTGGCCCTCGCAGTCCGCGGTGTTGGCAGCTGCTGGGTCGGGTCCACTATCTTCGCCGCGGATCTGGTGCGTGACGAGCTCGATCTGCCGGGCGACTGGGAGCCGTTGGGCGCCATCGCGATCGGTTATCCGGACGAGGGTTCGGGGCCGTCGGGACCACGCGATCCGGTGCCGACTGACGACCTGCTAGTCACCCGATGAGCCCGCACGCGTCGGCGGTCGACCTATTGACTGAATGGCGGGCACCCGATCCCGGACAAGACACCCTGCGGCACGCCGTATTGGCGTTCCTGGCAGCGCGTCCGGATGGTTGCCTGCGCTCATGCGCGCCGGGGCACGTGACCGGCTCGGCGTTGGTCGTCGATCACACGGGAACGCAGGCGCTGCTCACTTTGCATCCGCGGATCGGGCGGTGGTTGCAACTCGGTGGCCACTGCGAGGAATCCGACTCCGACATCGTCGCCGCCGCACTACGGGAGGCCACCGAGGAGTCGGGTATCGACGGTCTGGAGATCGATCGATCGCTGGCGGCGCTGCACGTGCATCCCGTCACGTGCTCGCTCGGTGTGCCGACACGCCACCTCGACATGCAGTTCCTCGTGCATGCGCCGGCAGGCGCTGAAATCGCGTGCAGCGACGAGTCATTGGATCTGCGGTGGTGGCCCCTCGACGGGCTGCCCGAGGATTGCGATTTCGGCCTCACCCAACTTGCCGCGGCGGCCCGCAGCCGGATGTGATTTCGGCGTGCTCAGTCACGCTCAGCGAGACTCAACACGCCGAAATCGCTTAGATATCAGTCGAGTAGCGGATGCCGCCGTCGGGAATCGTCACACCCGGCCACACCCGCGCACCACGCAACAGCTCGCAGCGCGCGCCGATGTCGGCACCATCGCCGATCACGCCGTCGCGGATCAGCGCCCGAGGCCCGATATGCGCGCCGAACCCGATGATCGACCGCTCGATCACCGCGCCGGCCCCGACCTTGGCGCCGTCGAAGATCACCGCACCGTCCAGCCTTGCGCCACCGGCGATCTCGGCGCCGCGGCCGACCACCGTGCCACCGATCAACAGCGCACCCGGCGCGACGCTCGCGCCGTCATGGACCAACTCCTCGCCGCGGTGGCCGTGCAACGCCGGTGACGGCGCGATACCACGCACCAAATCGGCCGACCCGCGGACGAAATCCTCGGGGGTGCCCATGTCGCGCCAATACGTGGAATCGACGTAGCCGCACACCCGAAGTCCGTCGGCCAGCAGCGCCGGGAACACCTCCCGTTCGACGGAGAGCGCGCGTCCCTTCGGAATCCGATCGATCACCTCGCGCTTGAAGACGTAACACCCCGCGTTGATCTGGTCGGTGGGCGGGTCCTGCGTCTTCTCCAGGAACGCGGTGACCACACCTTCGGAGTCGGTGGGCACACAGCCGAACGCCCTCGGGTCGCCGACGCGCACCAGATGCAGCGTCACATCGGCGTTGTTGCTTTCGTGGCTGTCCAGCAGCGCATTCAGGTCGACGCCTGACAGCACGTCGCCGTTGAAAACCAGCACGGTGTCGTGCCGCAGCTTCGACGCCACATTGGCGATGCCGCCGCCCGTCCCGAGGGGTTCCTCCTCCACCACATACTCGATCTGCAGGCCCAGCTTCGACCCGTCGCCGAACTCCGATTCGAACACCGACGCTTTGTACGACGTGCCGAGCACCACGTGCTCGATGCCCGCATCGGCGATCCGCGAAAGCAGATGGGTCAGGAACGGCAGCCCCGCGGTGGGCAGCATCGGTTTGGGCGCCGACAGCGTCAGCGGGCGCAGCCGGGTGCCCAAACCACCGACGAGTACGACGGCATCCACGTCAGCCGGATTCATCAGCGCCGTCCTTTCGCCTGTTTCCGCCGGGCATTGCGCACTACCAGCCCCGCCCGGGCGGAGAGAGCGGCCCTGATCGTCCACCGCAGCGGCGCCTGTGACCAGTGCGAATAGCGATCTGCCAGGAAAGTGTAGGTACTGGCGTGGTGGGCCGCCAAGTTGCGTGCGGGATCCCGACCGGCCGCGTGGCCCTTATCGTGCAAAATCTCGGCCGAGGGCACATACACGTTCTGCCAGCCCGCCCGAGCCAGGCGATCTCCCAGGTCAACGTCCTCCATGTACATGAAATAGCGCTCGTCGAACCCCGCTACCTCCTCGAACGCCGACCTTCGCAGCAAAAGACACGAACCGGAAAGCCAGCCGACGGGTCGTTCGCTCGGCTCGAGCCTGGCCTGCCGGTAGGCCGCGGTCCACGGATTGGTCCGCCACAGCGGCCCGACGACGGCGTGCATACCGCCCCGGATGAGGCTGGGCAGGTGACGCGCCGACGGGTACACGGTGCCGTCCGGGTCGCGGATCATCGGCCCCAACGCACCCGCTCGCGGCCAGCGGGCCGCCGCATCCAACAGGATGTCGATGCTGTTCGGTCCCCACTGGACATCGGGGTTGGCGACGATGAAGAAGTCCGAATTCTCGGAGATCGGCTCAGCTGCACCGTCTTTCAAGAACTCGTCGACCGCGCGGTTGACCGCGGTCCCGTAACCGAGGTTCGCACCGGTGCGCAACAGGCGCACGTTGTGATACCGCTCGAGTGCCTCCTCGGGCGCGCCGTCGGTGGACCCGTTGTCGGACATGACGACGGTCACCGCCCGATCGGTGGCGTGCGACAACGACGCCAGAAACCGGTTCAGATGCGGCCCCGGTGAATACGTCACCGTCACCACGACTAGTTCGTCACTCACCTAACGGCTACCCACTCGACTCACGGCTAGAGGTTAACTGTGCTCGGCGAGAGCGGCGGCAAGCGCTTCGCGCCACGGCCGCAGCGGGGTCAACCCGGCCTTCTCCGACAATCGTGACGACAACACCGAATACGCAGGTCGGGGGGCGGGTCTCGGGAAGCGGCCGGTGTCGACCGGCCGCACCCGGGCGGGATCGGCGCCCACGCCCTCGAACACCGCCTGTGCCTGCTCGAAGCGGCTCGCCTGCCCGGCGTTGGCGGCGTGCAGGATCGGTTCCCGAATGTTCCCCTCGGCGACCTGGAGCAGCGCGCCCACCAGATCGGCGGCATACGTCGGTGACCCCACCTGGTCGGCCACCACATCCACCGGGCCATCGCCTGCGGCCAGGCGGCGCATCACGGCCACGAAATCGCCACCGTCGCCGCCCTCGTAGATCCACGCCGTCCTGACGATGTGCGCGTCGGGCATTGCTGCCAGCACCGAGAACTCACCCGCGAGCTTGGTACGCCCATACACGCTGAGCGGTCCCGTCTCATCGTCGATCTCGTACGGGCGGTCGCCGTTGCCTGGAAACACATAGTCGGTGGAGATGTGGATGAACTCGGCTCCGGCCCGTGCACAGGCCTGCGCGATGTTGGCCGGCCCCACGGCGTTGACGGCATGCGCGCGTTCCTCATCGGACTCGGCAGCGTCGACATTGGTGTAGGCCGCGCAGTTGATCACCACGTCACCTGGCTCGATGAATCGCTCCGCCGCAGGGGCATCGGTGATGTCCCACTCAGACGACGTCAGCGCCAGCACATCGCGGCCCTGTTTACGCGCCTGAGCTGCCAATTCGCGTCCGACCATGCCACCGGCGCCGGAGATAACAATTCGGGCAGACTCTCGGAAAGACATAGTGACGAGTCTGGCACGCCGACTCGGGCTACCGACCCTGCGGCCTTTCCGCAAGTAGCCTGGGCTGATGCCCGCTCGCACATTTCGTGTCATCGCCGTGTCGCTGGCACTGGCGATCGTCGTCGGAACCGGGGTCGCTTGGGGCAAGATCCGGTCGTTCGAGTCCGGCATCAACCACATCTCGCCCCTGGCGCTCGGCGGCGGCGGCGAAGACGGTGCGATCGACATCCTGCTGGTCGGAGTCGACAGTCGCACAGATGCACACGGAAACCCGCTGTCCGCGGAGGAACTCGCCACCCTGCGTGCCGGTGACGACGAAGCGACCAACACCGACACCATCATCTTGATCCGCATCCCGAACAACGGGAAGTCCGCCACCGCGATCTCGATCCCCCGTGACTCCTACGTCGAGGCACCCGGTATGGGGAAGATGAAGATCAACGGCGTCTACGGTTCGGCGCACTTCGAGAAGCTGGTGGAACTCGTCGAACACGACGGAATGGACAAGGCACAGGCCGAACCCGAAGCCATCGAGGCCGGTCGCGAGGCGTTGATCAAGACGGTGGCCAACCTGACCGGCGTCACCGTGGACCATTACGCCGAAATCGGTTTGCTCGGCTTCTCGCTCATCACCGATGCTCTGGGCGGGGTGAACGTGTGCCTGAAAAATCCCGTCTACGAACCCCTTTCGGGTGCCGACTTTCCGGCGGGATGGCAGAAGCTGGACGGCCCCCAGGCGCTGAGCTTCGTTCGTCAGCGTCACGACCTCCCCCGCGGCGATCTCGATCGCGTCGTGCGCCAGCAGGTCGTGATGGCATCGCTTGCGCACGAAGTCATCTCGGGTAAGACCCTGTCCAGCCCGGCGACGCTGAACCGCCTCGAGGACGCCGTGCAGCGCTCGGTTGTGCTCTCCGACGGTTGGGACGTCATGGAATTCGCCGAGCAGTTGCAGAAGCTCGCTGCGGGCAACGTCGCCTTCGCCACGATTCCGGTGTTGCAGGAGAACGGGTGGAGCGACGACGGGATGCAAAGTGTCGTGCGCGTCGACCCCGCCGCGGTCAAGGACTGGGTCGACGGGCTGCTGCACGACCAGGACGAGGGCAAGACAGAGGAGCTCGCGTACACGCCGGACAAGACGACCGTCGACGTGGTCAACGCCACCGAGGTCAACGGACTCGCCTCCTCGGTCTCCCGTGTGCTGACCTCGGAGGGCTTCACCCCCGGCACTACCGGCAACCATGAGGGCGCGCCGGTGGCCAACAGCCAGGTGCAGGCAGCCAAGGCCGACGACGTTGGCGCACAGGAGATTTCCAAGGACCTCGGCGGACTGCCCGTCGTCGAAGACGCCTCGGTGGCACCCGGGACGGTCCGCGTAGTGCTTGCCGACGACTACACGGGGCCCGGTTCGGGCCTTGACGGTACCGACCCGACGCTGTACATGGCCGATCCCGTCGCGGTCGAGTCGCAGGCGGTGGACCCGCTGGCGTCGCCGATCATCACCGCAGGATCGAATGACCCGGAGTGCGTCAACTAGACGTGAGCACAGTCAGTTCGGCGATCCTCGATCCGCTCATGGCGTCCGACCCTGCCGGCCCGCGGATCACCTACTACGACGACGCGACGGGTGAGCGAATCGAGTTGTCCACCTCCACCCTGGTGAACTGGGCAGCCAAGACCGGCAACCTGTTACGCGACGAATTGGGCGCAGGGTCCGACACCAAGGTGGCGGTGCTGTTGCCCGCGCACTGGCAGACGGCCGCGGTGCTGTTCGGGATCTGGTGGATCGGCGCGGAAGTCGTCACGGGCGGACAGGCCGACGTCGCGTTGTGCACCGCGGCGCGGCTCGGCGAGGCCGATGAGGCCGTCGGGGTCGGCGAGATCGCGGTCCTGTCGCTGGACCCGTTCGGCAAGCCGGCGCCCGATCTTCCTGTGGGCGTGACGGACTACGCCACCGCGGTCCGCGTGCACGGCGACCAGATCGCCCCGGAGCGGCACCCGGGCCTCGCGCTCGACGGCCGGTCGGTGGATGAGGTGCTGGCCGCGGCGAGAGCCTCGGCTGAGGCGCAGGGGCTGACCCCGGACGACCGCGTGCTGTCGACGGCGGACTGGAAAACCGCGGACGACCTGGTGAATCACCTGTTGGCGCTGTACACGGTCGGGGCGTCGCTCGTGCAGGTCGCCAATCCGCATGCCGCGACGCTGGATCGTCGTAGACAAACGGAGAAGATCACGCGGGGATAGCCGCGAAGTGCCACGCTTGGAGCATGCTTGGCCGACGGCAGTTTCTTGCGCTGGGCGCCGTAAGCGTCGCGGGAGTGGCCGCCGCCTGCTCGCGGTCCCACGCGCCGTCGGGCCCGGCCGCCCCTGACCTCACGCTGGCCGCCGGTGAGACCGACATCGACCTCGCCGGGGCGACCCTGCGGACCTGGGCATACGGGAATCGGGTACCCGCTCAGGAGATTCGCGTGCGCAAGGGTCAGCGGATCCGCGCGAAACTGACCAATACGCTGCCGCAGGGCGTCACGGTGCACTGGCACGGAATTGCCATCGTCAACGACATGGACGGGGTGCCGCCGCTGACGCAGGCCGAGGTCGCGAAGGGGCAGACGTTCCTCTACGACTTCGTCGTGCCGGACGCCGGAACATATTGGTTCCATTCACATGTCGGCACTCAACTCGACCGTGGGATGTACGGGCCGTTGATCGTCGAAGACCCGGATGAGAAGGCCGACTACGATGGCGAACTCGTTGTGGTGCTGGACGATTGGATCGACGGCACCGGCACCAACCCCGACGAGGTGTTCACGAACCTGCGCAAGACCGGCATGAAGCCGATGGCACCGGGCGGCCCGGGCGTGACGCCGACGAGCCCGCTCGGATCGGACGGCGGCGACGTCACCTACCCGTACTTCATCATCAACGGCCGCGCCCCGCAGGATCCGCAGGTCGTGGATTTCCGTACAGGTCAACGGATCCGACTGCGAGTGATCAACGCGGGCTCGGACACCGCGTTCCGGGTCGCGGTGCCCGACACGACGATGCGGGTGATCCAAGCCGACGGCTACCCCGTGGTGCCGGTGCAGGCGACCTCGGTGATCCTCGGCATGGGCGAGCGGGTGGACGCGATCATCACCGTCAACGAGTCGCTGCCGGTGATCGCCGTGCCGGAAGGCAAGGAGGGCTACGCCCGGCTGAACATGCGGGTCAACCGCGCGCCGGCCGAGGTGAACGTCGACGCGTTCGTCGCGGCCGTCCGCGCCCAGGCACCGCTGGACACCGCGACGCTGTCACCCGCACCGGAGGTCACGCTGCCCGCTAAGGAACCCGACCAGGTCATCGACGCCCGCTTGGCCGGGCCGGTCGACGGCTACAACTGGCCGATCAACGGCAAGCTGTACGACCCGCCGCGCGACGGGGTCGCGGTGAAACCCAATCAGCGCGTTCGGATCCGCTACATCAATGCGTCGATGATGTTCCACCCGTTCCACCTACACGGCCACACGTTCCAGGTGATGAAGGGCGCCACCCCGAAGGCCCGAAAGGACACCGTGCTGGTGCCACCCCTCCAGACCGTCGACGTCGACTTCGACACGAATAACCCCGGCAAGTGGATCACCCACTGCCACAACACCTATCACCTCGAGGCGGGTATGGCGTTCTTCCTCGAGTACGCGGGCTGAACTTCTCTCGCGAGCAGACACGTACGCCTCCCGACACGCCGCAAAAAAGGTCAGTTTGCGTCTGCTCGCGTAGGAAAGGTGCGAGCGCAGCGTTACTTGAGCAGTGCGCGGGACATCACCACGCGCTGAATCTGATTGGTGCCCTCGTAGATCTGGGTGATCTTGGCGTCGCGCATGAACCGCTCGACGGGGAAGTCCACGGTGTAGCCGTAGCCGCCGAACAGCTGCACGGCGTTGGTGGTGACCTCCATCGCCACATCGGAGGCGAAGCACTTCGACGCCGAGGAGATGAAGCCGAGATCGGGCTCGCCGCGCTCGGCACGCGCCGCCGCGGTGTAGACCATCAGGCGGGCCGCCTCGACCTTCATCGCCATGTCGGCGAGCATGAACTGCACCGCCTGGAAGTCGGCGATGCGTTGCCGGAACTGCTTGCGCTCCTTGGTGTATGCGATCGACGCTTCCAGCGCGCCCTGGGCGATACCGACGGCCTGCGCACCGATGGTCGGGCGGGTGTGATCCAGCGTGGCCAGCGCGGTCTTGAAGCCGGTGCCCTCGTCACCGATGATCCGATCGCCCGGGATACGGCAGTCCTCGAAGTACAACTCGGTGGTCGGCGAGCCCTTGATGCCCATCTTGCGTTCCTTGGCGCCGACTTTGAACCCCGGATCGTCCTTGTGCACGATGAACGCCGAGATGCCGTTGGCGCCCTTGTCCGGATCGGTCACCGCCATGACGGTGTACCAGGTGGAGTGCCCGCCGTTGGAGATCCAGCACTTCGCGCCGTTGAGCACCCAGTCGTCGCCGTCGCGGCGGGCGCGGGTGCGCATTGCTGCCGCGTCGCTGCCCGCCTCACGCTCAGACAGCGCATACGACGCCACCGCTTCGCCCGCGGCGATGCTCGGCAACACCTGCTTCTTGAGTTCCTCGGAGCCGCGCAGCAGCAGCCCCATGGTGCCCAGCTTGTTGCACACCGGAATCAGCGACGACGACGCGCACACCCGCGCGACCTCCTCGATGACGATGCACGCCGCCACCGAGTCCCCACCCTGGCCGCCGTACTCCTCCGGGATGTGGATCGCGGCCATCCCCGAGGCCGTCAGCGCCGCCAGCGCCTCATCGGTGTAACGGGCCTTCTCGTCGACGTCCGCGGCGTACGGGGCGATCTCCTTATCGCACAGGTCGCGCATCACCGCGCGCAGCTCGCTGTGCTCGTCAGACAGCTTGAATGCGTCGAATGACGGGTTTCCGATGGCCATGCCAACTCCTTGCTACTCGCCGGTAACTTTACGCTTCGGCGTTACCGATCCGATCGGCAGATCTACTGCCCGAGCAACCGTTCACGCAGTGCCGCGTCCTTCTCCAGCACCATGTCGGCCAGCCCACTTTGGAAATTCTCGACCCTCTTGCGCAGCGCGACGTCCGACGACCCGAGGATTCGCACGGCCAGCAGGCCGGCGTTGCGCGCACCGCCTATCGACACCGTCGCCACCGGCACACCCGCGGGCATCTGCACGATCGACAACAACGAGTCCAGGCCGTCGAGCTTGGCCAGCGGCACCGGCACGCCGATCACGGGCAGCGGAGTCGCCGACGCCACCATGCCGGGCAGATGCGCGGCCCCGCCGGCGCCGGCGATGATCACCTCGATACCGCGCGCCGCCGCTCCCTTGGCGTACTCGAGCATGCGGTCCGGCGTGCGATGCGCCGACACGACCCCGACCTCGAACGGCACATCGAACTCGGCGAGCGCGTGCGCTGCGTCCTCCATCACCGACCAGTCGCTGTCACTGCCCATGATCACGCCGACGCGCGGCTTCGGCGAATCAGTCATGCGAGCTCCATCCGTCCGTCCATTCGGCGTGCGACAACCAGTGTGCGGCCCGCACCGCGCGTTCCCGAACCTCCGCGACGTAGTCGGCGTCATCCGGTGAGCCGCCCGGCGCGCCGAGCACGTTGACGTGGCCGATCTTGCGGCCGGGCCGTTCGCCCTTGCCGTACAGCTGCACCTTGGCCTCGGGCATCCTGCCGAACAGATGATGCAGCCGCTCGTCCATGCTCATCTTCGGAATCTCTTGCGCACCAAGCACATTCGCCATGACGGTGACGGGCGCGATAGGCGCCGTGTCTCCCAGCGGATAGTCGAGCACCGCACGCAGGTGCTGCTCGAACTGACTGGTGCGCGCACCGTCGATCGTCCAGTGGCCCGAATTGTGCGGCCGCATCGCCAGCTCGTTGACCATCAGACCGCCGTCGACGGTTTCGAACAGTTCGACCGCCAGGACCCCGACCACACCGAGTTCGTCGGCCAGCCGCAACGCCAACCCCGCTGCGGCGCCGGCAAGGTCGTCATCCAGATCGGGAGCCGGCGCGAAGACCTCCACACAGATGCCGTCGCGCTGCACGGTCTCCACCACCGGCCACGCCGCGCCCTGGCCGAACGGCGACCGCGCCACCAACGCGGCCAGTTCGCGGCGCATCGCCACCTTCTCCTCGATGAGGACCTCGACACCGGCGGCCAGATACTCAGCGGCCACCTCGCGGGCATGGGCGATGTCGCGCGCCAGCGTCACGCCGCGTCCGTCATAGCCACCGCGCACGGCCTTCACCACCAGCGCCGCATCAGAGCCCGCCGCGAAGTCGTCCACGTCAGACGCGGCCGTCACCTCCGCGAAGCGCGGCACCGGCGCCCCGAGGGCCTCCAGTCGGCGCCGCATCACCAGCTTGTCCTGGGCGTGGATCAGCGCCGACGGCGGCGGCGCGACGTTAACGCCTTCGGCGATCAACTTCTCGAGCATCTCGGTCGGCACGTGTTCGTGGTCGAACGTGAGCACGTCCGCGCCGTCCGCCGCGCGTCGCAGTGCGTCGAGATCGTCGTGCGATCCGATCACCACATCCGGGGTCACCTGCGCCGCCGGATCCTGCGGTGTGACGGCCAGCACACGCAGCGTCTGGCCAAGCGCGATCGCGGCCTGCTGGGTCATCCTGGCCAGCTGTCCGCCGCCGATCATGGTCACCACGGGGGGCGAGGTCGAGTTGCGTGGCACGTGCCTATGTTGTCATGCGATCAGCCCCGCGTTTACCGACGGTGACCTGCTGGGGTACGCGTGAGGTGGCCATTTTCCGTACACTGCCCTGTTGTGTCCTTCACCGATGCCACGATCGCGCGCCTACCGCGCCCGATCCGGCCGTACTTCGAACGGCACCACGAGCTGATCAAGTTCGCGATCGTCGGCGCCACCACCTTCGTCATCGACTCAGCGGTCTTCTTCACGCTGAAGCTCACGGTGCTGGAGCCCAAGCCTGTGACGGCGAAAATCATCGCCGGTGTGGTCGCGGTGATCGCGTCCTACATCCTCAACCGCGAATGGAGCTTCCGCGACCGCGGCGGGCGGGAACGCCACCACGAAGCGTTGATGTTCTTCGCGTTCAGCGGCGTCGGCGTGCTGCTCTCGATGGCCCCGCTGTGGTTCTCGAGCTATGTGCTGATGCTGCGTGTCCCCGAGGTCAGCCTGATGGTCGAGAACATCGCCGACTTCATCGCCGCGTACATCGTCGGCAACCTGCTGCAGATGGCGTTCCGCTTCTGGGCGTTCCGGCGCTGGGTGTTCCCCGACGAGTTCGGCCGCAACCCGGACAAGGCGCTGGAGGCCACGCTCACCGACGGCGGCATCGCCGAGACGATGGAAGATG
The nucleotide sequence above comes from Mycolicibacterium moriokaense. Encoded proteins:
- a CDS encoding multicopper oxidase family protein, which translates into the protein MLGRRQFLALGAVSVAGVAAACSRSHAPSGPAAPDLTLAAGETDIDLAGATLRTWAYGNRVPAQEIRVRKGQRIRAKLTNTLPQGVTVHWHGIAIVNDMDGVPPLTQAEVAKGQTFLYDFVVPDAGTYWFHSHVGTQLDRGMYGPLIVEDPDEKADYDGELVVVLDDWIDGTGTNPDEVFTNLRKTGMKPMAPGGPGVTPTSPLGSDGGDVTYPYFIINGRAPQDPQVVDFRTGQRIRLRVINAGSDTAFRVAVPDTTMRVIQADGYPVVPVQATSVILGMGERVDAIITVNESLPVIAVPEGKEGYARLNMRVNRAPAEVNVDAFVAAVRAQAPLDTATLSPAPEVTLPAKEPDQVIDARLAGPVDGYNWPINGKLYDPPRDGVAVKPNQRVRIRYINASMMFHPFHLHGHTFQVMKGATPKARKDTVLVPPLQTVDVDFDTNNPGKWITHCHNTYHLEAGMAFFLEYAG
- the purE gene encoding 5-(carboxyamino)imidazole ribonucleotide mutase → MTDSPKPRVGVIMGSDSDWSVMEDAAHALAEFDVPFEVGVVSAHRTPDRMLEYAKGAAARGIEVIIAGAGGAAHLPGMVASATPLPVIGVPVPLAKLDGLDSLLSIVQMPAGVPVATVSIGGARNAGLLAVRILGSSDVALRKRVENFQSGLADMVLEKDAALRERLLGQ
- a CDS encoding GtrA family protein encodes the protein MSFTDATIARLPRPIRPYFERHHELIKFAIVGATTFVIDSAVFFTLKLTVLEPKPVTAKIIAGVVAVIASYILNREWSFRDRGGRERHHEALMFFAFSGVGVLLSMAPLWFSSYVLMLRVPEVSLMVENIADFIAAYIVGNLLQMAFRFWAFRRWVFPDEFGRNPDKALEATLTDGGIAETMEDVRDAALHRIDAEGNVTPLRRPARRTRLDQLGDSSEPRVSKTS
- a CDS encoding 5-(carboxyamino)imidazole ribonucleotide synthase, with translation MIGGGQLARMTQQAAIALGQTLRVLAVTPQDPAAQVTPDVVIGSHDDLDALRRAADGADVLTFDHEHVPTEMLEKLIAEGVNVAPPPSALIHAQDKLVMRRRLEALGAPVPRFAEVTAASDVDDFAAGSDAALVVKAVRGGYDGRGVTLARDIAHAREVAAEYLAAGVEVLIEEKVAMRRELAALVARSPFGQGAAWPVVETVQRDGICVEVFAPAPDLDDDLAGAAAGLALRLADELGVVGVLAVELFETVDGGLMVNELAMRPHNSGHWTIDGARTSQFEQHLRAVLDYPLGDTAPIAPVTVMANVLGAQEIPKMSMDERLHHLFGRMPEAKVQLYGKGERPGRKIGHVNVLGAPGGSPDDADYVAEVRERAVRAAHWLSHAEWTDGWSSHD
- a CDS encoding acyl-CoA dehydrogenase, with the protein product MAIGNPSFDAFKLSDEHSELRAVMRDLCDKEIAPYAADVDEKARYTDEALAALTASGMAAIHIPEEYGGQGGDSVAACIVIEEVARVCASSSLIPVCNKLGTMGLLLRGSEELKKQVLPSIAAGEAVASYALSEREAGSDAAAMRTRARRDGDDWVLNGAKCWISNGGHSTWYTVMAVTDPDKGANGISAFIVHKDDPGFKVGAKERKMGIKGSPTTELYFEDCRIPGDRIIGDEGTGFKTALATLDHTRPTIGAQAVGIAQGALEASIAYTKERKQFRQRIADFQAVQFMLADMAMKVEAARLMVYTAAARAERGEPDLGFISSASKCFASDVAMEVTTNAVQLFGGYGYTVDFPVERFMRDAKITQIYEGTNQIQRVVMSRALLK